One genomic segment of Plasmodium cynomolgi strain B DNA, chromosome 14, whole genome shotgun sequence includes these proteins:
- a CDS encoding Myb1 protein (putative), with the protein MWRVPCDDDADDADEFESLCALEERAEKELCILEKLIERTKGNIEQLNDYINKKYNEIKSLASKKPTRINWEKAQGKTHMSMFYQKGYGFAPSNEHALKITEFQVSASNYRKKYEYKKSEWTKKEIELLFEVVEKTCKRYATRYLIDPNLEYDVKMQKRKEIEDSKDVKNLLSKIKLHFDELQRSSTGGGGDTVTAYLSESPSDGITNFAEFSNHFWNQVATNLTNTQTGRECQKTWLYHCCFEDPKQKKWHNEEKEKLLSLSKKYEKREWINIARALNTNRSPLSCFMEFVKLTKMYDDSEEKAKLERIGFNLLEDIQLQILVSILGDKNWNEVKLHMENLNSNVRRVQMRKGFNPSGGEKDKRVKKKLSDEISYKRRYLRLVRGRHDLH; encoded by the coding sequence ATGTGGAGAGTACCATGCGATGACGACGCAGACGACGCAGACGAGTTCGAAAGTCTGTGCGCATTGGAGGAGAGGGCAGAAAAGGAGCTGTGTATTCTAGAAAAACTAATTGAAAGAACAAAGGGTAATATAGAACAGCTAAATGattatataaacaaaaagtaCAACGAAATAAAATCCCTAGCAAGTAAGAAGCCAACCAGAATTAATTGGGAAAAGGCACaaggaaaaacacacatgtCAATGTTTTACCAAAAGGGATATGGATTTGCTCCTTCTAATGAGCATGCATTAAAAATTACAGAGTTTCAAGTAAGTGCATCAAATTATCGAAAAAAgtatgaatataaaaaaagtgaatggacaaaaaaagaaatagagcTTTTATTCGAGGTGGTAGAAAAAACGTGTAAAAGGTATGCTACTCGATATTTAATCGATCCAAATTTAGAGTACGAtgtgaaaatgcaaaagagaAAGGAAATCGAAGATAGTAAGGATGTTAAGAATTTACTCTCCAAAATTAAACTACATTTTGATGAATTGCAGAGGTCATCcacaggaggagggggagataCTGTTACTGCGTACTTGTCTGAATCGCCATCAGATGGTATAACCAACTTTGCTGAATTTTCAAACCATTTTTGGAACCAAGTGGCGACAAATTTAACGAATACACAGACAGGTAGAGAATGTCAAAAGACGTGGCTCTACCACTGCTGCTTTGAAGATcccaaacaaaaaaaatggcacaatgaagagaaagaaaaactgtTAAGTTTGAGCAAAAAGtatgaaaaaagagaatggATTAACATAGCTAGAGCATTAAACACAAATAGAAGTCCTCTCTCCTGTTTTATGGAATTTGTAAAGctaacaaaaatgtatgatgatagtgaagaaaaagcCAAATTGGAAAGAATAGGGTTTAACCTACTGGAGGATATTCAATTGCAGATATTGGTATCTATCCTTGGGGATAAAAATTGGAACGAAGTGAAACTGCATATGGAGAATCTCAACTCGAATGTCAGGCGCGTTCAAATGAGAAAGGGTTTCAACCCTTCTGGAGGGGAGAAAGATAAACGGGTCAAGAAAAAGCTTAGTGACGAAATATCCTACAAGAGGCGGTATCTTCGCTTGGTTCGCGGGCGACACGATCTGCACTGA